The segment TTTATTTATTTTTTTTCTGAGAATTTTATCTGTTTCTACATAATCTAAATGTTTTTTTTGCAAAAAACTCCAATTTATATAAAATTCTCTTTCTATATCTATAGAAGCTTCCCCCTCTATTCTAGCCCCTGTATCTCTCCATTCTCCTAATCTTCCTTTTCCTATATATTCTTTTCCTATATTAAAACCTCCTGTATATGATATTAGACTGTCTATAACACATATTTTTCTATGGTCTCTATAATTTGCTCTTATATTTCCTATTTTTATAAATGGAAAACTTGAAGGAAAGAATACTTTCAACTGTACATTATTTTTTTTCAATGATTTTTTTCTCACTCTTGTTAGATTTTTAGTTCCAACACCATCTACAATAATTTTTATACTTACCCCTTCACGAGATTTTTTTTCTAATTCATCATAGATTTTTTTCCCAACTTCATCATCACTAAAAATAAAATACTCCATATTTATACTTTCTTTTGCATTTTTTATATCTTCTAACATATTCCTAAAGAAGCTATTTCCCTCTTTATAAAAAAATACATTATTGTAATATGTAACCTTACTTCCAACAGTATTATTTATATAATTTATCATTTGATTTCTTTTTTCTACAAGCTTTAATTTATATCCTTCTGTTTTATAAAGTTCTTTAAAAAAAGTTCTTGAATAAAACTTCATAACTTTTCTTTTTTTATAAAATTTTAATCCAAAAAATAAATAAGCTAAAAATCCTAAATATGAAGTTAATAAAAGAAGAGTTATCCAAAATAAAGTATACATAGGTCTTTTTCTTTCAAAAAAAATAACTATTAAAGCAAAAATAATATTTATATAAAAAAGTGATTCTCCTAATGTATGTACCATATCCCTTTCTCTCCTTTTTTTCTATATTATATCACTTTTTTTCAAAATTTTAATTGAGAATTTCATAAAATTAGTATATACTTATTATGTAAAGAATAATTTTTAAGAGGTAAAATATGGACTTTTTTGAAAATATAAAACTAGAGAAAAAAATTAATTTAATAACAGAGAATTTTTATAAAAATTTAGATTCCTATCCAAGTAGGAATGAATTATCTAATTTTCTTATAGAAACTTTTGATTTTTCAGATATTGATAATATAGAAAATAATTCTTTATTAGAAGTATCTCAAATTTTTGTAGATAAAGTTATTTCTACAAAACAAAATATATTTAAAAATCTTCAATCTCTTTATCCAGAAAAAGAAATTGAAATCAAATATCTTGACTCTCTTATAAAGGAAGATAAAATTTCATCTATTCTTAATATTAACTATGATACTTTGTTTTATAATGATGAGAAAATTAAAAAACTTTCTCCATTTGATAAAGATACTTTTGCTATTGGAAAAACTAAACTTTATAAGCCTTTAGGAGAATTAGATTCTATTGATACTTGTATTATTACTAGTCAAGATTTGAAAAAATTAAAAGTTCTTCCTTTTTATAAAAATTATTTTAACAGTATCCGTTATGATTTAAAGTTAAGAACAAATATTATTTGTGCTTTTGATTTAAAAGATTCTGATTTTTTTGAAATTCTTGAATTTATATTTGGAGATTTTCCAAATTTATTAAAAGATGTATATCTAGTTACAAATGAAAGTATTACTAATTCAAAAGTTTTAGATTTTATAAAAAAATATAATATTCAGATTTTAAATTATGAGTCTTCTGTATTTTTTAGAAAACTTTATAACTGCTTCAATGATATAGAGGATGCTGATGATGAAATTTCTGAAATAGAAACTCCTCAAGAAATTATTGAAAATTCAATTTCTATAATTGAAGAAGAGGATTCTAATGAAGAGGTAACAAACACTACAGAAAATTTAAATACAATCTCTGAAGAAATTTCTGAAAATATGGAAAATCCAGTTGCTTTAGCTGAAAATTCTAATCTAGATATCAATCCAATCTTTGAAGATACTAATAAATCTGAATTAATATCTGGAAAAAAAGAAGAAATTATTAAAACTGAGATAGAAAATAAAATTTTAGAATCTGAAATAATTACAGAGGAAGTTATAGATATTGACTCTCCTATGGAAGATTCAAATAGAGAGGTACAATTTTCTTTATTTGATAATATTCAAGAAGAAAAATTTAATAAAGAAGAGGAATACATCCCTCAAGATGTAATTTTAGAAAATAATAAATTTTCTTTAGAAACTGGATTAGAAAAAAAATATTCCTCTTTATCTCTTAATAAATTTCCTCTAATTTCCACTAATTTGCCAGAAAATATAGTTTTTGATGATATTGGAATTGTAGGAAATGCTGAAATGAAAATAGGAGAATTCTCTAATAATTGTTTCATTAGAATTCTTTCTAACAAAATTAACAATATCTCTCTTTTGGAGATTAAATCTAGAGATTTAAAATTAAGATTTAGTATAATAAATAATACTCCTGAAACAATTAAAGTTACAAGTGATTATTTTTACTATGAAATTTTCTCTACAACTACTCTTGGAAGAGCTATTGTAGTATTAGAAATGTTAGAATCTTTATTTTCAGAAGTACCTATGGAGTTTGCTTTTAAAAATCTAGCTGGAAAAATTACTCTTAATAATATTTCAGAAGTTGTTAAAATAAAAACTATCCATTCATTATTTAGTGCAGCTAAAGAGGAAAATTTAAAAGTACAAATGGATAAATTGGAAAATATAGATAACATTTTCTATCTACTTAACCTTGAACTTTTATTAAAAGATGAACACTTCTCAACTTGGTGTGATTATGAAGTTGATAAAACTTATTTACATAGCCAAGATAAAATTACTTTTAAACGTCTACACCATTTAGATAAAAAATCTTTAATTGAAGAAACAATAGTTTTAAAATCTCCTGTTTCTGAAAAGGATATTTCTGAAAATAAGATTATAGGTAAAAGAAAAGTTTGTACTGTTTATCTAAAAAAATTAAGAGGTGAATTCTAATGCTTGACAAAGATAAATTTCTTAAGGAATTTTCTATTAGTGAAGAAACTTTTTTAGCTACTGGTCTTCAATGGAAAGATTTAGAAGAAATTTATGATGATTATATTAGAATTATTCCTTTTTTAGAAAAAAAAGCTGACGAATTTACATTTGAATTAATTGACTCTAAAGCTGTTCATTCAGTTAGAAGAAGAGTTAAAAAACCAACTCATCTTATAGAAAAAATTATTAGAAAAGGGAAAAAATATTCTGATAAAAATATTAATGTTAATAATTATAAAAAAATTATTACTGACCTTATTGGAGTTAGAGTTCTTCATCTTTTTAAAGAAGATTGGATTGAAGTTCATAAAGAGATACTAAATAATTGGGAGGTTGCTGAGACCCCACAAGTAAATGTAAGACCTGGTGATTATAATACAGAATTATTAGAAAAAGCTTTATCTAATCTTAATTGTGAACTTATTATAAGAGAACATGGTTATCGTTCTGTACATTACTTAATCGAAAATTATATTGAAGAAATTGATGATATAGTTTATACAGAAATGCAAGTTAGGACAGTATTTGAAGAAGCTTGGAGTGAAATAGACCATATTATCAGATATCCTTATGATTTAAATAATCCAATTTTAAATGAATATTTAAGTATATTTAATAGGATTGTTGGAAGTGCTGATGAGATGGGGACATTTATAAAAAATTTGAAACCTACAGTTAGTGAA is part of the Fusobacterium sp. FSA-380-WT-3A genome and harbors:
- the cls gene encoding cardiolipin synthase, yielding MVHTLGESLFYINIIFALIVIFFERKRPMYTLFWITLLLLTSYLGFLAYLFFGLKFYKKRKVMKFYSRTFFKELYKTEGYKLKLVEKRNQMINYINNTVGSKVTYYNNVFFYKEGNSFFRNMLEDIKNAKESINMEYFIFSDDEVGKKIYDELEKKSREGVSIKIIVDGVGTKNLTRVRKKSLKKNNVQLKVFFPSSFPFIKIGNIRANYRDHRKICVIDSLISYTGGFNIGKEYIGKGRLGEWRDTGARIEGEASIDIEREFYINWSFLQKKHLDYVETDKILRKKINKVHENLKNYNVNGIQLVSCGPNYETRTIRDCYIRMIMEAKRSIYIETPYFVPDDFLLDCLRMALKSGVEVKIIIPFYPDHPFVQWANQNFSIEMLKEGAEVYKYKEGFLHSKILIIDNEILSFGSANFDYRSLYQNFEMNCIVYDIELIGYLREIFFEDISKSIRLTKDVINNRGKIEKIKEAICRLMSPII
- a CDS encoding SIR2 family protein, which gives rise to MDFFENIKLEKKINLITENFYKNLDSYPSRNELSNFLIETFDFSDIDNIENNSLLEVSQIFVDKVISTKQNIFKNLQSLYPEKEIEIKYLDSLIKEDKISSILNINYDTLFYNDEKIKKLSPFDKDTFAIGKTKLYKPLGELDSIDTCIITSQDLKKLKVLPFYKNYFNSIRYDLKLRTNIICAFDLKDSDFFEILEFIFGDFPNLLKDVYLVTNESITNSKVLDFIKKYNIQILNYESSVFFRKLYNCFNDIEDADDEISEIETPQEIIENSISIIEEEDSNEEVTNTTENLNTISEEISENMENPVALAENSNLDINPIFEDTNKSELISGKKEEIIKTEIENKILESEIITEEVIDIDSPMEDSNREVQFSLFDNIQEEKFNKEEEYIPQDVILENNKFSLETGLEKKYSSLSLNKFPLISTNLPENIVFDDIGIVGNAEMKIGEFSNNCFIRILSNKINNISLLEIKSRDLKLRFSIINNTPETIKVTSDYFYYEIFSTTTLGRAIVVLEMLESLFSEVPMEFAFKNLAGKITLNNISEVVKIKTIHSLFSAAKEENLKVQMDKLENIDNIFYLLNLELLLKDEHFSTWCDYEVDKTYLHSQDKITFKRLHHLDKKSLIEETIVLKSPVSEKDISENKIIGKRKVCTVYLKKLRGEF
- a CDS encoding RelA/SpoT domain-containing protein; this encodes MLDKDKFLKEFSISEETFLATGLQWKDLEEIYDDYIRIIPFLEKKADEFTFELIDSKAVHSVRRRVKKPTHLIEKIIRKGKKYSDKNINVNNYKKIITDLIGVRVLHLFKEDWIEVHKEILNNWEVAETPQVNVRPGDYNTELLEKALSNLNCELIIREHGYRSVHYLIENYIEEIDDIVYTEMQVRTVFEEAWSEIDHIIRYPYDLNNPILNEYLSIFNRIVGSADEMGTFIKNLKPTVSEGFGPFSDRELDNKFK